Within the Marinobacter qingdaonensis genome, the region GTTTGTTAGCTGTAGCCCAAAAAATGGGTGTGCGTACCGTGTATATGCAACACGCATCGGTCAGCGAAGTATTCCCGGCTTTAAGCGTGGACTATGCCTTCCTGGATGGTCAGGCAGCGTTGGACGTATACAAAAAGTGCCGGGGAAATCGACCGGCTCATTTTAATGGGCCTCGGACGGTTGATGTTTTTCTTGCCGGGCAGCAAAAGCCCCTGAATTTTTTCCGCAGAAACGGCGCGTCGTGCGTCGGCGTAGCGCTGAACCCTTTGGACGATGGTGACGCAGTGGTCTCGCTTGTCGAGACCCTAAGGCGCGCAAGTGTGGAGGTATGCCTCCGTTGGCATCCTCGGCAGGACGAGGAAATAGTGCGAAGACTGAGGACTGCCTTTTGCGCTGATAAAGGTGTCCTGCTTAGCAACCCCAATCGTGAATCAGTATCAGGATTCATGGAGAAGATACGATTTCTTGTAGCGGGGAACAGTAGTATCCATCTTGAAGCCGCAATAGCTGGAGTTGCGCCAATTTACTTCGAGTCGACCGCCGTGGATCAACCGGATTATTACGGCTTTGTGCGAAACGGCATTGCTAAACACGCAGTGACTGGTAGGGATTTGCTGGATATGCTTTCTGTCGAAGATTCATCCTGGCCGAACCCTGCTTCTGTCAGGTATTACAGCGCCTCGTTTCACACGGAGTGGGAGGGGCGAGAAGGGGGCTTGGTAGCGGATTGCCTGCTCGCACTCAGGAATGGGGAAACAGACCTAATGCCGATAAATCCCATAAGCTTAAACGAGTCCTGACCTGAATTTTCCTTAGGACAGGTTTCCGTTCACTGGCGCTTGAGGTTTTGGTTCCTACAGAAAGTTTCGACTTTTCGATTAGAAATCGACAGCATCGAACAGATCCGGAGCAGTGGCGTTCCAGCCGAGTCTTTCGCGGATGATTTTCCGCATCAAATCACTAGCCACCGCCTCCCCATGGGTCACAAAAACCCTCTCCGGCTCCAGCCCCCCTTGCCCCAGCCACGCCAAAATCTCTTCATAATCCCCGTGCGCTGACAGCGAATCCAGATTAAAAACATCAGCCCTCACTGCCCAATACTCCCCATGAATTTTCACCGACTCCGCCCCCTTCACCAGGGCATCGCCGCGGGTACCGGGCGCCTGGAACCCGGCAAACACTATGCTGTTCCGCTCATTGGGTAAAAGCGTTTTCAAGTGGTGAAGCACCCGACCACCACTGGCCATGCCGCTGGCCGAGATGATCACGCAGGGGTACAGCACCGCCCCCAATTCGATGGATTCGTCCACGGTTCTAACGCAGGTGGTGTTCTGGTCAATCAGCTCGCACTGGGCGGCATCCAGCTTGTGTTCCTTGTGGTGCCGGCAAAAAATTTCGGTCGCTTTGATGGCCATGGGGCTGTTCAGGAACACGGGTAGCTTGGGAATTCGTCCCTCACGCATGATCTTGTGAATCACGTAGAGCAGCATCTGCGCCCGGCCGACGGCAAACGCCGGGATCAGGACAATACCGCCGCGGCCGACGGTTCGGGTGATGATGTCAGCGAGCTCCTTTTCCGGGTCGGTCTCTGCGTGCCTTCGGTCGCCGTAGGTGGACTCGCAAATCAGGATGTCGGCTTTCTGAATGGGCTCGGGAGGGCGCATGATCAGATCGTTCTGGCGCCCGACATCGCCGCTGAACACGACGGTCTTATTGCTGCCTTTGTGGGTGACGTGCACGCAGGACGAGCCGAGGATATGGCCCGCGGGCGTGAATTTAACTTGGAACCCTTTTATCGGTTCGAACGTTTCATGGTAGTGAAGCGACTCGAAATGCTTGAGGGCCTCCCAGGCGTCTTTCTGGGTGAACAGGGGTTCCGGGGTGTCGTGCTTGGAGAACTTTTTGCGGAAGGCGTATTTCGCGTCCTCTTCCTGCAGAAAGCCGGCATCGGGAAGCAATACCTTGCACAGCTCGTGGGTGGCGGTGGTGCAGTAGATTTTGCCCTTGAATCCGTTCTTCACCAGTGCCGGCAGGTAACCCGTATGGTCGATGTGAGCGTGGGTAAGCACAACGGCATTGAGGCTGGAAGGCTCTACCGGAAATGGGGCCCAATTCCGTCGACGCAGGGTTTTAACGCCCTGGTACATGCCGCAGTCGACCAGCAGGCGGTGCTTATCGTCGGAAAGCAGATAGCGGGAGCCGGTGACCGTACCGGTAGCGCCGAGGAATTGAAGTTTCATCAGTCAGCCCTCTGGTGAGCCATGCGTGCAATGTTAGTATGGCCCATGAGACGACAGACCGTTTTGATTTAAAGCAGGAAGCTGTACAGATGCGGTACGACACCATTCTTTCCGACGTTCTCAAGGTGGCCGACGAGGCCAGTGAGCGCGTTCTTCATATCTATCAGTCCGATTTTAAGGTGAGCTTCAAAGGCGACGAGTCGCCGATCACCGCCGCTGATATCGCCAGCCACGAGGTGATCGCTCGCGGATTGCGAAGCATCAGCAGCGACATCCCGATCCTTTCTGAGGAAGGCCAAGAGATTCCCTGGGACGAACGCCGGCATTGGCGTCGGTTCTGGCTGATTGACCCGGTCGATGGCACCCGTGAATTTACCCAGCGCTCCGGTGAGTTCACGGTCAACATTGCGCTGATTGAAAATGGATCCCCGGTGCTAGGGGTCGTTACCGTGCCGGTTTCCGGTGAAGCCTACTGGGGAGTGGTGGGCGAGGGCGCACACAAGCGAGATCGGGCCGGGCACCGCCAGGAAATACGGGTGATTGAGCCCAGAAAGCCCTTGCGCGTGGTGGCCAGCAAAAACCACCTGAACGAGGAAACCAGGGCGTTCATCGATGGCATGGGCGAGCATGAGCTAATTCAGGCCGGGAGTTCCCTCAAGTTCTGCCGCATTGCCGAGGGGCGAGCCGACGTTTACCCAAGGCTGGGGCCCACCTGTGAATGGGATACCGCCGCAGCGCAGGCCGTGCTGGTGGCTGCCGGGGGGCGTGTTGAAACCCTGAATGGCGAGGCGCTGCGCTACGGCAAGCAAAACCTGCTGAATCCTCATTTCATTGCATCAAGTGGGTGGGTTTGATGAGTTGGTATGCGCTGCAGCACAAACCGGCACAGGGCGACCGCGCGTTGGGCCATCTGCAAAATCAGGGCATCTGCGCCTTCTACCCAAAAGTCAGTGTGGAGAAGGTGCACTCAGGAAAGCGCTGCACACGTTCTGAGCCGCTGTTCCCAGGCTATATTTTTGTGCACCTTGAGCCCACGGACCCCATGTGGGCCAAGCTGCGATCCACCCGTGGAGTCCTGAAAGTGGTCGGCTTCGGTGGAAGGCCGGTGCCGATCTCCGATGACGTAATCAGCCATATCCAACACAGCCTGACGGCGGTAGAGGCCCAAGGTGGTATTCGGCCGGGAGAAGCGGTGCAGCTGCAAGAGGGGCCGTTTGAGGGCATGAATGCGATTTTCGAGTCCTACGATGGCGAAGCGCGCGCGGTGGTCCTCATTCAGTTCATGCAAAAGCAGCAGAGTGTCAAAGTGCCCCTGACGGCGATTGGTCGATAGAAGTGCGGGCCAAGGGGGAATCCGTGCAGAGCTGATGGTTTCACAATCTTTCACGCCTCTGTGGGCAGAAAGCAGGGCGATCTGCCCAATTAGCCCTTGAATGGCCTTACAAAAAAGTTAGAATCTGTGACGCATTACCCGTTTTTCAAGGAATGAAAGAGAGCATGCGAGCTCACCGGGCCCCGCCTTTTTTTCCTTCTGTAAATTCAGTGATCAACAACCAAAAGTACCTTATGACCTCAAAACACTGGGCCCTGGTCGGTGGGGCGGTAGCGTGCCTGACGGCAACATCAGGCGTAGCGCAGCCTCAAAAAGACTTGGCATTTCCTGGCTACAGTGGTTTTCTCAATGTGCCCTCGGCCACCGTACTCAACCATGGCCAAGCCGATGTGCAATGGTCCGATCAGGCGTATCTGGATCGCCCTAGTCGGCGCGGATACGGCTACTACAACAACGTCAGCGGTGCCTTTGGTGTTTTTCCGAATGTCGAGGTTGGCGGTCGGCTGACCTGGGATCGTACCCAGTCCAACTGCTACACAGAAGGCTGCAGCATCCGTGACCTGTCGGCCAACGTGAAAGTACAAGCGCCGTTTATTCCGGAGGACTGGTTCACTCTGGCTGCCGGGGTGCAGGACCTTGGCGGTGAGACGGACGACTTCGAGGCTTATTACCTGGTGGCCGGCCGCCAGTTCGGGCCGGTGGAAGTGGCGCTAGGTTACGGACAACCCCAGCGCACGCCGCGCTACCTGGATGGCGCCTTCGGTGCCGTCAGCTACCGGCCGTTGCCCTGGCTGAGTGTCATGGTTGAACACGACAGCCTGGATGCCCGTGCCGGCATCGGCGCCAACACGCCGCAGGGTTGGTTGCCCTGGGGCTTGCAAGTCAAAGCCAAAGTGCTGGCCTGGGATGAGGGCGACAGCGACAACGATCGCAATTTTGCCTCCATTGGCTTGTCTCTGCCGTTCGGCAATGCGTCCCGCAAGGAGCGTCTTGGTTCTTCCAGGCCATTGCCGGCGCAAGCGGCCGAGCTTCGGGACCAGTCGCAATCAGCGCCCGCGTTCAGTGAGAAGGGACCCACTGTTGAGCCGCCCAACACCACTGAGTCGGCAGAATCACCCAATCAGGCTTCTGGGCAGAGAGTTTCCCGGCAGATCGGTCAGCAGCTGGTCGACTACGGTTACGAAAATGTCCGCACCCGAAGTGCAGACGGCACCCTGCACATCTGGTGGGAGAACAATCTCTACAACAGGGACGAACGCGACAGCATTCTCCACGTCGCCCGCATCGCACGGCAAGCGGCAGGCAGTCATCGCCGGGCTGAATTGACCCTGCTTAACCAGGGGGTGCCGGTTGAAACCCGCATCATCGCGCTCAGTGACGAGCAGAATGTTCAGTCCCAGCGCCGTTATGCGGAATCCACCTTGATGGAGCCGACTCAGCCGGACTGGGATTTTAAAGGCAGCTACGGCCCCAGCTGGAAGCCGAGACTCACCCTCAGCCCGAGCCTGAGTTCGGGGGTGGCGACTGAGTATGGTGTTTGGGACGTTTCGTTGGCTCTGTCTTCCGAGCTGGCGGTCAATTTGTGGCCTGGGGCGCTGGCTTCGGCTCGATACGATGCGGAAATTTACCAGACCGACGATTTCGAACGGGGCGGCGTGTTCTACGACAGTCGTCAGCGCACCGCTCTGGTGGAGGCGGAGTTCCAGCAGACCATCAAACTGCACCCACAGCTGTACACCAGTTTTCACGCGGGTCGCTACGCCCTGAACTATAACGGCGCGATCAACGAAACCCTGTTGCTGAGTCCCGGCGGCCATCACGCCATTGGTTTCCTGGGGGGAAAGTTTAGCCACACCAAGTTCGACGCCGACAACCGTACCCAGGCGCTGGCCCAATACAGCTATTACAACCCTGAGTTGGATGCCCAATTCACTGTTTATGGCGGCCAGTTCTTCGCCGAGGACACAGGCTTCCGAGTGGACAGCCGGTTCTGGTTCGGTGATTACGCCATCACTCTTCAGTACAAAAACACCGATGCCGAGTTCGTCAGCCTGGGTTGGGTGATTCCGCTCACCCCAGTGAAGGATCACCAGTTCCGCTATTTCCAGGTCAGAGGTGATGCCGATTGGAACTACGCAGTGCAAACACGCATCAACGAGGACAGCAACGACGTCTCGTTTGGCGGAGCGGGCATCATCCGCTCGTCCAATCCTCTGCAGGAAACCTATTTCAACCGGGGGCGCCTCGTGGACTAACAGGCGTTCCCTCAATCAACCAAAGCTAATCGAAAAAACGAGCCCTGGCTTGCGTTTGGTACTGCCAGACATTACGTTTCAAGGGCAATCAGGTATAGTGCTTGCCAGAAAAGGAAGCGGGTACAACCTAAATCTCAGGAGAAGAGGTAACAATGATGTACGCCAAAAAGGGAAGCTTCAGAAAATCACTGCTTGCAACTGCGGTTCTGGCGCCGGCGATGATCGTGGCCGGTTGCGGCAGCAGCTATGACTCCCGGAATGACAGCGGGAGTTCAAAGAGCGGTGTGGCTTATGACGGTTATCTGAAGAACGCAAAGGCTTGCGTGGATGTGAACCTGAACAAGGTTTGTGATGCGGGTGAGCCCAGCACTACTACCATCCAAGGCGGTATTTACCTATTCGACGGTCTGACTGAGGCGCAGGCCCTGTTCCCGTTGGCTTTGGAAGCCACCGCCGGTACGACGGTTGATGAGGACACCGACGAAGCGGTTGACGAAGATTTCGTCTACGTCGCACCAGCCAGCGCATCAACCCTCTCCGCGTTCACTACCCTGATCCAAATCGACACTGAACGCCGCATTGCAGCGGGTGCGACTCCCGCAGAGGCCGAAGTAGCTGCAAAAGCAGAGCTGGCTGCCCTGGTTGGAGCTCCGGTAGGAACCGACCTGACCGACTATGACGCGGTTGCAAAGTCGAAAGCAAACGACAGCGACGCCAACCAAGCCACTCAGTTGCGCGTGCTGAACCAGGTCCTCACGAAGCAAATGATTGCTGCCATCAATGATGCGCCGGCGGGCGATAAGTCTGCGGTCCTGAATGCCGTGGGCAAGAAGGTCAAGGATAAAGTCGCGGTGACCAAGGGTGTGGTCGATCAGAAGCTGAGTGAGAGTGGTGTCACTGGCCCCGACATAACCGGTGAGACCATCGCTCAGATTGCGACGCAGACCATTGCCGAGGCCGTTACCCAAGTGGAAGCGGTTACCTCTGCAGACATCGCCGAAGCGGTGGCTGAGATCAAAAAAGCCCAGGCGCAAATTATTGCCGTCATCAAGGAAGCAGTGGACGAGCAAGTACCGGATCCTGAAGAGCCGGAAGAGCCCACAACCGGCGGCACAGGCGGAACGGGTGGCTCCAGCGGTGGCCAGGGCACCAGCTAAGAGCTAGCTGAGCCCACTGATTCGGCCCCGGGTTCTCCCCGGGGCCGTTGTTTTACCTCTTAAGAAACCTTCCCGAGGAAGTATCTACCGGATGAGAGTATTACTTACACTGGTTGTGATGGTCAGCTTCGCCGGCTGTGCCGTTATCCCTGGCGCCAACATACCTTTCGAGGCCGAGCGTGATGACAGCTTCGACCTCGAAGAAATGGTCTCCATCCATACCATCTCTCCCAAGCTGCTTCAGCAGCGCGCGGCCGATCCTGAGCCTACACCGGTACTGAACACCTCGTTGGAAGCTGAGATTCAGAATTATGACTACACGGTCAACCGTGGCGATGTGTTGAACATCACCGTGTGGGACCATCCGGAACTTACCATTCCGGCGGGCGGAGATCGCAGCCCTTCCGAGGCGGGCAACTGGGTGCACAGCGACGGCACCATCTTTTACCCCTATGTTGGAAAAGTGAAAGTCGCGGGTCTGAAAGTCACTGAGATTCGGGATATCTTGCGCGAGCGCTTGGCGGAATACATTGAGTCTCCTCAGGTGGACGTCACCGTCGCCTCTTTCCGCTCCAAGCGCGTCTACCTGACCGGAGAGGTCAAGCAGCCGGGCACGCAACCGATCACCAATGTGCCGCTAACACTCTTGGAGGCGGTTAGTAACGCCGGCGGTCTCACCGAGGTTGCAGACTGGACCCACGTGACGCTCACCCGGGACGGGCAATCCAAACGCTACTCGTTGCGTGAGCTCTATAGCCAAGGCGATACCCGAGAAAACGTGTTGCTGCGCCCAAACGATATTATTCACGTCGCGCGTAATGACGCTGCAAAAATCTTCGTGCTCGGCGAAGTCATCAAGCCGATGAGTCTGAATGTTGGGCGTTCAGATATTACGCTCGCCGAGGCTCTGACCGAATCTGGTGGGTTTGATCAAGGCATTGCCGATGCCAATGGAGTGTTTGTAATCCGCAAGGCAGCTGAAGAGACCGGAAAAATTGCGGATGTGTTCCAGCTTTATGCTCGGAACGCCACAGCATTGGTACTGGCCGACCAGTTTAAGCTGCAACCGCGTGATATTGTGTATGTAACCGCCGCGCCGATTGCGCGCTGGAACCGTCTGATTGCGCAAATCGTTCCGACCGCTCAGGCGGTTTATCTCCTTTCCCGCACCGACGGCGAAATTTCAACCAACTTCTAGTGCCATGTTCAACAATATTCTGATTGTCTGTGTGGGGAACATTTGCCGCAGCCCGATGGCTGAGTACCTGATGCGCGCGAGGTTGGCACATCGGTCGGATAAGTCGGTAAGCTCGGCGGGCATCGGTGCGTTGGTTGGCGAGCCCGCAGACCTGACGGCGCAAGCGATCCTTGCGGAACATGGCATAGACGCGAAAGATCACCGAGCGCGGCAGGTCACCACAGATACCTTGGCCGGTGCCGACCTGATCCTCGCCATGGAAGACAAACACCTCAAAAGGCTTCATGAGTTGGCACCAGAGATTCGAGGGCGGGCGTTTTTGCTTGGCAAATGGCAAGACGATCAGCCGGTTCCCGATCCCTACCGACAGCAACGCCCGGCCTTTGACCACGCGTTTCAACTTATTTCTGACGCCACCGATAGCTGGCTCAAGTACTTGGATAATTAATCGTAATGACTGACAGCCCCACCAGTTCCCCTCAGCAACCGAAAATGGACTCAGGCCAGGACGATGAAATCGACCTCTTGGCGCTTTTTGGAACTCTTTGGGACGGTCGCTGGCTGATTATTAGTGTCACGCTTGCATTCGCCGTATTGGGCGTGGCCTATGCACTACTCAAGACGCCGATATACCAAGCGAACGCCCTTATTCAGGTTGAGG harbors:
- a CDS encoding MBL fold metallo-hydrolase, which gives rise to MKLQFLGATGTVTGSRYLLSDDKHRLLVDCGMYQGVKTLRRRNWAPFPVEPSSLNAVVLTHAHIDHTGYLPALVKNGFKGKIYCTTATHELCKVLLPDAGFLQEEDAKYAFRKKFSKHDTPEPLFTQKDAWEALKHFESLHYHETFEPIKGFQVKFTPAGHILGSSCVHVTHKGSNKTVVFSGDVGRQNDLIMRPPEPIQKADILICESTYGDRRHAETDPEKELADIITRTVGRGGIVLIPAFAVGRAQMLLYVIHKIMREGRIPKLPVFLNSPMAIKATEIFCRHHKEHKLDAAQCELIDQNTTCVRTVDESIELGAVLYPCVIISASGMASGGRVLHHLKTLLPNERNSIVFAGFQAPGTRGDALVKGAESVKIHGEYWAVRADVFNLDSLSAHGDYEEILAWLGQGGLEPERVFVTHGEAVASDLMRKIIRERLGWNATAPDLFDAVDF
- the cysQ gene encoding 3'(2'),5'-bisphosphate nucleotidase CysQ, which produces MRYDTILSDVLKVADEASERVLHIYQSDFKVSFKGDESPITAADIASHEVIARGLRSISSDIPILSEEGQEIPWDERRHWRRFWLIDPVDGTREFTQRSGEFTVNIALIENGSPVLGVVTVPVSGEAYWGVVGEGAHKRDRAGHRQEIRVIEPRKPLRVVASKNHLNEETRAFIDGMGEHELIQAGSSLKFCRIAEGRADVYPRLGPTCEWDTAAAQAVLVAAGGRVETLNGEALRYGKQNLLNPHFIASSGWV
- the rfaH gene encoding transcription/translation regulatory transformer protein RfaH; amino-acid sequence: MSWYALQHKPAQGDRALGHLQNQGICAFYPKVSVEKVHSGKRCTRSEPLFPGYIFVHLEPTDPMWAKLRSTRGVLKVVGFGGRPVPISDDVISHIQHSLTAVEAQGGIRPGEAVQLQEGPFEGMNAIFESYDGEARAVVLIQFMQKQQSVKVPLTAIGR
- a CDS encoding YjbH domain-containing protein, with protein sequence MINNQKYLMTSKHWALVGGAVACLTATSGVAQPQKDLAFPGYSGFLNVPSATVLNHGQADVQWSDQAYLDRPSRRGYGYYNNVSGAFGVFPNVEVGGRLTWDRTQSNCYTEGCSIRDLSANVKVQAPFIPEDWFTLAAGVQDLGGETDDFEAYYLVAGRQFGPVEVALGYGQPQRTPRYLDGAFGAVSYRPLPWLSVMVEHDSLDARAGIGANTPQGWLPWGLQVKAKVLAWDEGDSDNDRNFASIGLSLPFGNASRKERLGSSRPLPAQAAELRDQSQSAPAFSEKGPTVEPPNTTESAESPNQASGQRVSRQIGQQLVDYGYENVRTRSADGTLHIWWENNLYNRDERDSILHVARIARQAAGSHRRAELTLLNQGVPVETRIIALSDEQNVQSQRRYAESTLMEPTQPDWDFKGSYGPSWKPRLTLSPSLSSGVATEYGVWDVSLALSSELAVNLWPGALASARYDAEIYQTDDFERGGVFYDSRQRTALVEAEFQQTIKLHPQLYTSFHAGRYALNYNGAINETLLLSPGGHHAIGFLGGKFSHTKFDADNRTQALAQYSYYNPELDAQFTVYGGQFFAEDTGFRVDSRFWFGDYAITLQYKNTDAEFVSLGWVIPLTPVKDHQFRYFQVRGDADWNYAVQTRINEDSNDVSFGGAGIIRSSNPLQETYFNRGRLVD
- a CDS encoding polysaccharide export protein; translation: MRVLLTLVVMVSFAGCAVIPGANIPFEAERDDSFDLEEMVSIHTISPKLLQQRAADPEPTPVLNTSLEAEIQNYDYTVNRGDVLNITVWDHPELTIPAGGDRSPSEAGNWVHSDGTIFYPYVGKVKVAGLKVTEIRDILRERLAEYIESPQVDVTVASFRSKRVYLTGEVKQPGTQPITNVPLTLLEAVSNAGGLTEVADWTHVTLTRDGQSKRYSLRELYSQGDTRENVLLRPNDIIHVARNDAAKIFVLGEVIKPMSLNVGRSDITLAEALTESGGFDQGIADANGVFVIRKAAEETGKIADVFQLYARNATALVLADQFKLQPRDIVYVTAAPIARWNRLIAQIVPTAQAVYLLSRTDGEISTNF
- a CDS encoding low molecular weight protein-tyrosine-phosphatase, which gives rise to MFNNILIVCVGNICRSPMAEYLMRARLAHRSDKSVSSAGIGALVGEPADLTAQAILAEHGIDAKDHRARQVTTDTLAGADLILAMEDKHLKRLHELAPEIRGRAFLLGKWQDDQPVPDPYRQQRPAFDHAFQLISDATDSWLKYLDN